One Desulfatitalea tepidiphila genomic region harbors:
- a CDS encoding molybdopterin-dependent oxidoreductase, whose product MENIYTICGMCTVRCPAMARVENGRIVSLQGNPHVSAMSGGLCPRGSAGKALVADNERPQTPLIREGARGEGRWRRVSWDEALDYTCDRLKSVIAEHGERTVAMTDRGGPFRDMHRALLRGIGSPNYCNHDGSCARNVQHANLSLTGLGRKDVVYDYAHARHVVLQTRNIFEAVDVQEVNTLMKSLDKGCRLSVIDIRANISSTKAHDFFMVRPGSDYAFNLAVIHVLLKDRLYDARYAARYIEGMDALKSFIEPYTPEWSETETGVDADRLRDFTHRLAAAAPAVIWHPGWMTARYRHSFYVCRSIYIINALLGAYGTKGGLPLTNTPKDVGRKGLKKFMDLYPAPKEKRADGVGWRYPHFDKGPGMAHLMYKAMETDDPYPVKAYIAYRHDPLMGFPDPDHLKRIFDRLDLLVSVTFSWSDTAWYSDVVLPLSTYLERECVLACKNTLRPYFFRRQRAVEPCYDTRADWQIVGGLARRLGLPQLDYENVNDIWRFQLEGTGVTIEDFDATGLVPLCDAPVYRDRDNLKFKTPSGKIEMVSENLESNGIASLMPYTPVERPSQGMFRLTFGRCAMHTQGHTVNNPLLFEQVPENVLWINIDAAGQLGIEDGERVAVSQNGYSDTIVAKVTDAIHPEAVFLLHGFGHTLPVESRAKGKGLADNKFMQGGLDLWDPAGGAVALQEHFVSVHKVQEENVALARAI is encoded by the coding sequence ATGGAAAATATTTATACGATCTGCGGTATGTGTACGGTGCGCTGCCCGGCCATGGCACGGGTGGAAAACGGCCGTATCGTATCGCTTCAAGGCAATCCCCATGTTTCGGCCATGTCCGGCGGCCTTTGTCCCCGCGGCAGCGCGGGAAAGGCCCTGGTGGCGGACAACGAACGGCCCCAAACCCCACTGATCAGGGAGGGGGCGAGAGGTGAGGGCCGCTGGCGCCGGGTCAGTTGGGACGAGGCACTGGATTACACCTGCGACCGGCTCAAGTCGGTGATCGCCGAACACGGTGAGCGTACCGTGGCCATGACGGATCGCGGCGGTCCGTTCCGGGACATGCACCGCGCACTGCTGCGCGGCATAGGCTCCCCCAACTACTGCAACCACGACGGTTCCTGTGCGCGGAACGTCCAGCATGCCAATTTGTCCCTGACCGGGCTGGGCCGCAAGGATGTGGTTTATGATTATGCCCACGCACGCCATGTGGTGCTGCAGACACGTAATATCTTCGAAGCGGTGGATGTCCAGGAGGTCAACACCCTCATGAAGTCCCTGGACAAGGGATGCCGACTGAGCGTGATCGATATCCGGGCCAATATATCGTCGACCAAGGCGCATGATTTTTTCATGGTGCGGCCGGGAAGCGATTATGCCTTCAATTTGGCGGTCATCCATGTGCTGCTCAAGGATCGTTTATACGACGCCCGGTATGCGGCACGATATATCGAGGGCATGGATGCGCTCAAGTCGTTTATCGAGCCGTACACCCCGGAGTGGTCCGAAACCGAGACCGGTGTCGACGCCGACCGTTTGAGAGATTTTACCCATCGCCTGGCTGCCGCCGCGCCGGCGGTGATCTGGCACCCCGGCTGGATGACGGCGCGGTATCGCCATTCGTTCTACGTGTGCCGGTCCATCTACATCATCAACGCGCTGCTGGGCGCATACGGGACCAAGGGTGGATTGCCGCTGACCAATACGCCGAAGGACGTGGGCCGCAAGGGGCTGAAAAAATTCATGGATCTCTATCCGGCCCCCAAAGAGAAACGGGCCGACGGCGTCGGATGGCGGTATCCGCACTTCGACAAGGGGCCGGGAATGGCCCATTTAATGTACAAGGCCATGGAGACCGACGACCCCTATCCGGTCAAGGCCTATATCGCCTATCGCCACGACCCGCTCATGGGGTTCCCGGATCCCGACCACCTGAAACGGATTTTCGATCGCCTGGATCTGTTGGTGTCGGTGACCTTCAGCTGGTCGGATACGGCCTGGTACAGCGACGTGGTTCTGCCCCTGTCGACCTACCTGGAACGTGAGTGCGTTCTGGCCTGTAAAAATACGCTCCGGCCCTACTTTTTCAGGCGTCAGCGGGCGGTGGAGCCTTGTTACGACACGCGAGCCGACTGGCAGATCGTGGGCGGCCTGGCCCGGCGCCTGGGTTTGCCGCAGCTCGACTATGAAAATGTGAACGACATCTGGCGGTTTCAACTGGAAGGGACCGGCGTGACGATCGAGGATTTCGATGCCACGGGTCTGGTGCCGCTGTGCGATGCACCGGTCTACCGGGATCGGGACAATCTCAAGTTCAAGACGCCCAGCGGAAAAATCGAGATGGTCTCGGAAAATTTAGAAAGCAACGGCATCGCTTCGCTGATGCCCTATACGCCGGTCGAGCGCCCGTCCCAAGGCATGTTCCGCCTAACCTTCGGCCGGTGCGCCATGCACACCCAGGGACATACGGTGAACAATCCGTTGCTGTTCGAGCAGGTACCGGAAAACGTGCTCTGGATCAACATCGATGCCGCCGGGCAACTGGGTATCGAGGATGGAGAGCGGGTAGCGGTGTCCCAGAACGGCTATTCGGACACGATCGTGGCCAAGGTGACCGATGCGATTCATCCCGAAGCCGTTTTTCTCCTGCATGGGTTCGGGCACACCCTGCCGGTGGAGAGCCGTGCCAAGGGGAAGGGGTTGGCGGACAATAAATTCATGCAGGGCGGGCTGGATCTGTGGGACCCGGCCGGCGGGGCCGTCGCTTTGCAGGAGCATTTCGTCAGCGTACATAAGGTGCAGGAAGAAAACGTGGCGTTGGCCAGAGCCATCTGA
- the fdhF gene encoding formate dehydrogenase subunit alpha — protein MTQQKMMINGHEVLFSPGQTILEAAEAAGIWIPTLCHLKGTTPTGACRICVVEVAGARTLPTACSTPATPGMEVQTESPRVIEARRLILELMLSSGNHNCAALNGGDGDWTGFQLGVQDSDGSSELCPVWGDCKLQDLAFRYQVKVGRFQPHEGAYPQELANPLIVRDFSRCILCGRCVQACNEVQVNRAISFGYRGARSKIVAAGDRPLADSECVFCGECIQACPVGALVEKKARYRWRPWETTTVRTTCPYCGVGCQQLLHVKGGRIVKVTGVEGAEPNQGRLCVKGRFGYDFIYSEDRVKTPLIREGGDFREASWDEALDLVASRFKEIIAANGSDAVAGVSCARSINEDSYQMQKLFRSVFKTNNIDHCARTUHAPTVAGLATTFGSGAMTNSFNEFARARMFLVIGSNMTEAHPVASTFVKNAVLKGARLIVVDPRRHKLADCAELHVPIRVGSDIAFLNAVMHVLIAQGWYDKKFVDSCTVDFDKLAATVLRYTPEYAADICGVSADMIRDVARRISSVKPMMLCYTLGITEHTCGTRNVMSTANLQMLLGNMGVECGGVNPLRGQNNVQGACDMGALPNVFPGYQKVGDLALRSKFEKAWGVQGLPAHNGLMIPQMMEGLVSGQVRAFYIFGENLANTEPDIHKVEHELASAEFLVVQDIFLNETTRFAHVILPAAAWSENDGTFTNSERRVNRVRTASPAPGEAKPNWWIFQQIAKRFGHQWTSNSAREIWDNEVSVLAPQLCGIKYHRLEGDGLQWPCPDENHPGTCFLHRDGHFTCGLGIFTPAEWTPPAEVPDDTYPLVLSTGRRLTHYHTRTQTGRCEGLNDILGEETADISPADAQALNIAHGEMIRVASRRGEIKVKANVTDAVPQGMVWMAFHFREANANWLTNAAFDEITMTAEYKACAVRIEKLTDPASMARV, from the coding sequence ATGACGCAGCAGAAGATGATGATAAACGGACACGAGGTTCTCTTTTCCCCGGGCCAGACCATTCTCGAGGCGGCCGAGGCGGCGGGTATCTGGATTCCAACCCTGTGCCATCTGAAGGGAACCACGCCCACCGGGGCCTGCCGCATCTGCGTGGTCGAGGTGGCCGGCGCCCGTACCCTGCCCACGGCCTGCAGCACACCCGCAACGCCCGGTATGGAGGTTCAGACCGAATCGCCGCGCGTGATCGAGGCGCGGCGCTTGATTCTGGAATTGATGCTCTCCTCGGGCAATCACAATTGTGCCGCTCTCAACGGCGGCGATGGGGATTGGACCGGCTTTCAGCTGGGCGTTCAGGACAGCGACGGTTCCAGCGAGCTTTGCCCGGTGTGGGGAGACTGCAAGCTGCAGGACCTGGCGTTCCGCTATCAGGTCAAGGTGGGACGCTTTCAACCCCATGAGGGCGCTTATCCCCAGGAGTTGGCCAATCCGCTGATCGTCAGGGATTTTTCACGTTGCATCCTGTGCGGGCGCTGCGTGCAGGCCTGTAACGAGGTTCAGGTCAACCGGGCCATCAGCTTCGGGTACCGGGGCGCCCGAAGCAAGATCGTCGCCGCCGGTGATCGGCCTCTGGCCGATTCGGAATGCGTCTTTTGCGGTGAATGCATTCAGGCCTGCCCGGTGGGTGCCCTGGTGGAGAAAAAGGCGCGCTATCGTTGGCGGCCGTGGGAGACCACGACCGTCCGCACCACTTGCCCTTACTGCGGCGTGGGATGCCAGCAGTTGCTGCACGTCAAGGGCGGGCGCATCGTCAAGGTGACCGGGGTGGAGGGGGCCGAGCCCAACCAGGGGCGCTTGTGCGTCAAGGGGCGTTTCGGCTATGACTTCATCTATTCCGAGGATCGGGTCAAGACGCCGCTGATCCGGGAAGGGGGCGATTTCCGTGAGGCTTCCTGGGACGAAGCCCTGGATCTGGTGGCTTCCAGGTTCAAGGAAATCATCGCTGCCAACGGGTCGGATGCGGTGGCCGGGGTGAGCTGCGCGCGCAGCATCAATGAAGACTCATACCAGATGCAGAAGCTTTTCCGGTCGGTGTTCAAGACCAACAACATCGACCATTGTGCCCGTACTTGACATGCTCCGACGGTCGCCGGGCTGGCGACCACGTTCGGTTCAGGGGCCATGACCAACTCGTTCAACGAATTCGCGCGGGCCAGGATGTTCCTGGTGATCGGTTCCAACATGACCGAAGCCCATCCCGTGGCTTCCACCTTTGTCAAGAATGCTGTGTTGAAAGGGGCCAGGCTGATCGTGGTGGATCCGCGGCGGCACAAGCTGGCCGATTGCGCTGAACTGCACGTGCCCATCCGGGTTGGCAGCGATATCGCCTTTCTCAATGCCGTGATGCACGTGCTCATCGCCCAAGGCTGGTATGACAAGAAATTCGTCGATTCCTGCACCGTGGATTTCGATAAGCTGGCCGCCACAGTGTTGCGCTATACCCCCGAATACGCTGCCGACATCTGCGGCGTCTCGGCGGACATGATTCGGGATGTGGCCCGGCGCATCTCGTCGGTCAAGCCCATGATGTTGTGCTACACCCTGGGCATCACCGAACACACCTGCGGTACCCGCAACGTGATGAGCACGGCCAACCTCCAGATGCTGCTGGGCAACATGGGGGTCGAGTGCGGCGGGGTCAACCCCCTGCGCGGGCAAAACAACGTACAGGGTGCCTGTGACATGGGCGCGCTGCCCAACGTGTTTCCCGGCTATCAGAAAGTCGGCGACCTGGCCTTGCGGTCCAAGTTCGAAAAGGCCTGGGGCGTGCAAGGATTGCCGGCCCACAACGGATTGATGATCCCCCAGATGATGGAAGGGCTGGTCAGCGGCCAGGTTCGCGCCTTCTATATCTTCGGCGAGAACCTGGCCAACACCGAGCCGGACATCCACAAGGTGGAGCACGAATTGGCCTCGGCCGAGTTCCTCGTGGTGCAGGACATTTTTTTAAACGAGACCACCCGTTTTGCCCACGTGATATTGCCGGCAGCCGCCTGGAGCGAAAACGACGGCACCTTCACCAACAGCGAGCGGCGGGTCAACCGGGTCCGCACGGCCAGTCCGGCGCCGGGCGAGGCCAAGCCCAACTGGTGGATTTTCCAACAGATCGCCAAGCGTTTCGGGCACCAGTGGACCTCCAACAGCGCCAGGGAGATTTGGGACAACGAAGTGTCGGTGCTGGCCCCCCAGCTGTGCGGCATCAAGTACCATCGGCTCGAGGGCGACGGGCTGCAGTGGCCCTGCCCGGACGAAAATCATCCGGGCACCTGTTTTCTGCATAGAGACGGCCACTTCACCTGTGGCCTGGGAATCTTTACACCGGCCGAATGGACCCCGCCGGCCGAGGTGCCCGACGACACCTATCCGCTGGTGCTCAGCACCGGCCGGCGGTTGACCCACTACCACACCCGTACCCAGACCGGCCGCTGCGAAGGGCTCAACGATATCCTGGGCGAGGAGACGGCCGATATTTCGCCGGCGGACGCCCAAGCCCTGAACATCGCCCACGGCGAAATGATTCGCGTGGCCTCGCGGCGGGGAGAGATCAAGGTCAAGGCCAACGTGACCGACGCGGTGCCCCAGGGGATGGTGTGGATGGCCTTTCATTTCAGGGAGGCCAATGCCAATTGGCTCACCAATGCCGCCTTCGACGAGATCACGATGACGGCCGAGTACAAGGCCTGCGCGGTACGCATCGAAAAATTGACCGATCCGGCATCCATGGCCCGCGTTTGA
- a CDS encoding cysteine desulfurase family protein → MVEPIYLDYNGTTPLDPEVIAAMRPFLEREFGNPSSSHWYGIKPKQAVEGARRQVAGLLNCRPDELFFTSGGTESNNHAIKGIARSMKSQGRHIVTSAFEHPAVLEVCRYLAAEGFETTCVPVDDQGMVDPGEVERALRPDTILVTVMHANNEVGTVQPIAEIAAIARRHGIPVHTDAAQSLGKIPVDVQALGADLLSVAGHKLYAPKGIGALYVRRGLQPEKFCHGAGQERGWRAGTENVPFIVALGKACEIAGRDLPAGMGHLQAMRDRLHHGIADGLTGVRLNGHPDRRLPNTLSLAFRNLGPTAFSRRSAWKWPPRPAPPVTPIRCPFPTCSRPCSCPWIGPKAPSGFRWAA, encoded by the coding sequence ATGGTTGAACCCATCTATTTGGATTACAACGGCACCACCCCACTCGATCCGGAAGTGATCGCGGCCATGCGTCCATTTTTGGAGAGAGAATTCGGTAACCCCTCCAGCTCGCACTGGTACGGCATCAAGCCCAAGCAGGCCGTGGAGGGCGCCCGGCGGCAGGTGGCCGGGCTGCTCAACTGCCGGCCGGACGAGCTTTTTTTTACTTCGGGGGGCACCGAATCCAACAACCATGCCATCAAAGGTATCGCCCGGTCGATGAAGTCCCAAGGCCGGCATATCGTCACCAGCGCCTTCGAGCATCCGGCGGTGCTCGAGGTTTGCCGCTACCTGGCGGCCGAAGGATTCGAGACCACCTGCGTGCCCGTGGACGACCAGGGGATGGTGGATCCCGGGGAGGTGGAGAGAGCACTGCGGCCGGACACGATCCTCGTGACCGTCATGCATGCCAATAACGAGGTGGGCACCGTGCAGCCCATCGCCGAGATTGCCGCCATAGCCAGGCGCCATGGTATACCCGTGCACACCGATGCGGCCCAGTCCCTGGGCAAAATACCGGTCGACGTGCAGGCCTTGGGCGCGGACCTGCTTTCGGTGGCCGGTCACAAGCTTTACGCGCCCAAGGGTATCGGTGCGCTGTATGTGCGCCGGGGGCTGCAGCCCGAAAAATTCTGCCACGGCGCCGGCCAGGAGCGTGGCTGGCGCGCCGGCACGGAAAATGTTCCGTTCATCGTGGCCCTGGGCAAAGCGTGCGAGATTGCGGGGCGTGATCTGCCCGCCGGCATGGGGCACCTTCAGGCCATGCGCGACCGCTTGCATCATGGCATCGCCGACGGCCTGACCGGCGTGCGCCTCAACGGCCATCCTGACCGGCGGCTGCCCAACACGCTCAGTCTGGCGTTTCGCAATCTGGGGCCAACCGCATTCTCGAGGAGATCGGCCTGGAAGTGGCCGCCTCGGCCGGCGCCGCCTGTCACGCCGATACGGTGTCCATTTCCCACGTGCTCGAGGCCATGCAGCTGCCCATGGATTGGGCCAAAGGCACCCTCCGGTTTTCGGTGGGCCGCATGA